Proteins encoded in a region of the Podospora pseudopauciseta strain CBS 411.78 chromosome 6, whole genome shotgun sequence genome:
- a CDS encoding hypothetical protein (COG:O; EggNog:ENOG503NUPG; BUSCO:EOG09261IEV), which translates to MTEIVMSQTPPILHGPSEKERKYDRQLRLWAASGQAALESANILLVNSGPGTVGVETLKNLVLPGIGRFAIYDEARVEEADLGVNFFLDEDSLGKLRSEGLTGHLLELNPEVQGDWYPNENVKTLDSLLTCSPVFTTIIYTHPITPENLSLLESHGQQHQTPLVAIHSAGFYSYFRINLPGAFPIVDTHPDETATTDLRLLNPWSELAVFAEELTKNIDDLSDFEHGHLPYVVILLHYLERWKAEHDGSYPSTYKEKTEFRRIVQGAARTQNAEGGEENFDEAAAAVLKTLVVPSLPSGLNEIFEYERTNPAEQKSGFWVIADAVKAFYEKHKCLPLPGKVPDMKAQSKVYIQLQNIYKAKARKDAAEILETVQATAGGQTIDPAEVDLFCKNAAFVKLINATTGKISRADRLKEVAAQEFRNDEQAEMTLQPLSLLPIYLAMQATTHQVETEDGRGWPRQEEVLARVAKMVPGAEENERVRQAVEEVARAEGGELHNVAALTGGMVAQEMIKIITKQYIPIDNTCLFDGISSRCQILRL; encoded by the exons ATGACCGAAATCGTAATGAGCCAGACACCGCCGATTCTGCATGGCCCTTCAGAAAAGGAACGGAAATATGATCGTCAGCTTCGCCTATGGGCTGCCAGTGGCCAAGCTGCCCTCGAGTCAGCCAATATCTTGCTGGTGAACTCTGGCCCTGGCACAGTGGGTGTTGAGACTTTGAAGAACCTGGTGTTGCCAG GAATTGGTCGCTTTGCCATTTATGATGAAGCCAGGGTCGAGGAAGCAGACTTGGGCGTCAACTTCTTTCTGGATGAGGACAGCCTGGGAAAGCTGAGGTCAGAGGGTCTCACAGGACATCTGTTGGAGTTGAACCCAGAGGTCCAGGGTGACTGGTATCCGAATGAG AATGTCAAGACTTTAGACTCCCTCCTCACGTGTTCCCCCGTCTTCACAACCATCATATATACACACCCCATCACACCAGAGAACCTCTCGCTTCTGGAATCACAtgggcaacaacaccaaaccccGCTGGTGGCGATACACTCCGCTGGCTTCTACTCTTACTTCCGCATCAACCTCCCAGGAGCTTTCCCCATCGTCGATACACATCCAGACGAGACAGCCACGACAGACCTTCGCCTCCTCAACCCATGGTCTGAGTTGGCTGTGTTCGCGGAGGAGCTAACGAAGAACATTGATGATCTGTCTGACTTCGAGCATGGTCATCTGCCTTATGTCGTGATATTGCTCCACTATCTTGAGAGATGGAAAGCGGAGCACGATGGCAGCTACCCCTCAACCTACAAGGAGAAGACCGAGTTTCGTCGGATAGTCCAGGGCGCGGCGAGAACCCAGAATGCCGAGGGTGGCGAAGAGAACTTTGATGAAGCGGCTGCTGCCGTGCTCAAGACCCTTGTGGTGCCATCACTACCGTCGGGGTTGAATGAGATCTTCGAATACGAGCGCACAAACCCA GCGGAGCAAAAGTCCGGGTTCTGGGTGATCGCCGACGCGGTCAAGGCCTTCTACGAGAAGCACAAGTGCTTACCCCTCCCGGGGAAAGTCCCTGACATGAAGGCCCAGTCCAAGGTGTACATTCAGCTCCAGAATATCTACAAGGCAAAGGCACGCAAGGATGCTGCTGAGATCTTGGAAACCGTCCAAGCCACGGCCGGTGGCCAGACCATCGATCCCGCAGAAGTGGACCTCTTCTGCAAGAACGCAGCCTTTGTCAAGCTCATCAACGCAACGACGGGGAAGATCAGCAGGGCAGATCGCTTGAAGGAGGTAGCAG CCCAAGAGTTTCGTAACGACGAGCAAGCCGAAATGACCCTCCAGCCACTCTCGCTTCTCCCAATTTATCTCGCCATGCAGGCAACAACCCACCAAGTTGAGACAGAAGACGGCCGCGGCTGGCCTAGACAAGAGGAGGTATTGGCAAGGGTAGCCAAGATGGTGCCCGGGGCAGAAGAGAACGAGAGGGTTCGCcaagcggtggaggaggtggctcGCGCCGAGGGGGGCGAGCTGCACAATGTTGCTGCGCTGacgggggggatggtggcgCAGGAGATGATCAAGATTATTACTAAGCAGTATATCCCTATTGATAATACTTGCTTATTTGACGGCATTAGCAGCCGGTGCCAGATCCTTCGCCTATAG
- a CDS encoding hypothetical protein (EggNog:ENOG503P4U0; COG:O), translating to MPVYLKCKVQGCDAELVNGMVVTSCMHILCNQCAITHGFGNEPPWSCPVCRKHLEEEEICNHQDWESSVQDAVQLMYGLSPTMIMEAASSAMAFWSQQLEVQMSVAPSYTYIFDSYMLTAKDQRTVEKRRNCREPVLAGKLNMMQYKGRRKLFRASVKISTEIWKKEIRNCYIFGVSTTNSKRSVENFRSSSIRCVPRKGHHNESKSPQAVFAQEIFHKQDMESEIQDCRELHFQGPTGSIGPDM from the exons ATGCCTGTTTATCTGAAGTGCAAGGTCCAGGGCTGCGATGCCGAGTTGGTGAATGGCATGGTTGTCACCTCTTGTAT GCACATCCTCTGTAACCAATGCGCCATCACCCATGGCTTTGGAAATGAGCCACCATGGAGCTGCCCGGTGTGCAGAAAACatcttgaggaagaagaaatctGCAATCATCAGGACTGGGAATCATCGGTTCAAGATGCGGTCCAGTTGATGTATGGGCTGAGCCCAACAATGATCATGGAAGCTGCTTCAAGTGCGATGGCGTTCTGGTCCCAGCAACTAGAAGTACAAATGTCAGTTGCTCCCTCATATACCTATATTTTTGACAGCTACATGCTCACTGCAAAAGATCAAAGGACGGTCGAGAAAAGGCGGAATTGTCGAGAACCTGTGCTGGCTGGAAAGCTAAATATGATG CAATAcaaagggaggaggaaactATTTCGCGCCAGTGTGAAGATCTCAACAGAGATctggaaaaaagaaataaggAACTGCTACATTTTCGGAGTGTCTACGACAAACTCAAAAAGAAGTGTCGAGAACTTCAGGAGCAGCTCTATCAGATGCGTGCCGAGGAAGGGACATCACAACGAGAGCAAGTCTCCTCAGGCCGTCTTCGCCCAAGAGATCTTCCACAAGCAGGACATGGAGTCAGAGATACAAGACTGCCGCGAGCTGCATTTTCAGGGGCCGACCGGATCAATAGGCCCAGATATGTGA
- a CDS encoding hypothetical protein (COG:S; EggNog:ENOG503P1P9) yields MITTIWTRGLRELSIRSHHHPSLISQFYIFILTFTLKRPGDQLSTFFYSHLSFPTSRRQGPLYKLYHFIHFFKKHQPHILIMSLSLTTLLTLLLPVLPLVTAHGAIVQATGNAGGSGMALGIDTTTPRDGTRRRPFQQDSTRFRGSSAQTFGETIGAGDNQLEAGTRAILAETGDQLPQVTPGGEVSMMLHQVNADGGGPYQCMINADATGQQWSNIQVTQNVPGRNSRNRQGQTTAFPLTASIPANQQCTGTVAGQENVCLVRCQNSARAGPFGGVVPVQMAGAAGNNNADNNVEVGNGNNGTDTGAANARRLLARSVKASEMKLQALIQRAVELDGDLRDPDVLAEFLEDFEA; encoded by the exons ATGATCACAACGATATGGACGAGAGGGCTGAGAGAATTGTCTATAagaagccatcaccatccctcTCTCATCAGCCAGTTCtacatcttcatcctcaccttcaccctcaagCGTCCAGGAGACCAACTCAGCACCTTCTTCTATTCACATCTATCTTTTCCGACCTCCCGCCGGCAGGGTCCCCTTTACAAACTCTATCACTTTATTCACTTCTTCaaaaaacaccaacctcacATCCTAATcatgtctctctctctcaccacccttctcaccctcctcctcccggtcctccccctcgtcacCGCCCATGGCGCCATCGTCCAAGCAACCGGCAACGCAGGCGGCTCCGGCATGGCCCTCGGCAtcgacaccaccactccccgTGACGGCACCCGCCGCCGTCCCTTCCAGCAGGACTCCACCCGCTTCCGTGGCTCGTCTGCTCAAACCTTTGGCGAGACGATCGGTGCCGGCGATAACCAGCTTGAAGCCGGCACGAGGGCTATTCTCGCTGAGACAGGAGACCAGCTTCCCCAGGTCACCCCAGGAGGTGAGGTCTCGATGATGCTTCACCAGGTCAACGCCGATGGCGGTGGTCCCTACCAGTGCATGATCAATGCCGATGCCACAGGCCAACAATGGTCCAACATCCAAGTCACACAAAATGTCCCAGGGCGCAACTCTCGCAATCGG CAAGGACAAACTACCGCTTTCCCCCTGACGGCTAGTATCCCCGCTAACCAGCAGTGCACGGGGACCGTCGCTGGTCAGGAGAATGTCTGCCTTGTGAGGTGCCAGAACAGCGCCAGAGCTGGACCGTTCGGGGGTGTTGTGCCGGTGCAGATGGCTGGCGCAGCTGGTAACAACAATGCTGACAACAATGTGGAGGTTGGCAATGGAAACAACGGCACTGACACTGGAGCTGCGAACGCCAGACGCCTCCTCGCTCGCAGCGTGAAGGCGTCGGAGATGAAGCTGCAGGCGCTCATCCAGAGGGCGGTCGAGCTTGATGGTGATTTGAGGGATCCCGATGTGCTGGCTGAGTTCTTGGAGGACTTTGAGGCTTAA
- the ASB6 gene encoding Ankyrin repeat and SOCS box protein 6 (COG:I; EggNog:ENOG50KOG0504), protein MISGAFHLPHWIASRAIILTLINGPSISVSLTVARIVPPDSDIFRYIQTGNCSGLQTLLLKGQASPADMIESLYGTLDALLFALNCNQYEICQLLLSWGADPHAENSTKLTDSAANMAWNLSIECPSPANNARKHLIESTFPAPLDLDRRQFSLLHKTVLGLAYTNLPALLATCSPDALNARDCHGRTVVLMAAWRGDLKAVTEILAAGADSDLHDGDGRSPLHYAAMTASDVCTRALVWGGADVNKVDNYGETPLHCACSCARLANVEYLLSVGAWLDMANERGVTPLMAAVMAGDVGVVEALIACGVNGEVKDKGGETAVGLAVWGDQTDIVGVLVDKHKGRARLDVHNDSGRTVLHTAARYAGVQTMKRLLLSFREQPPGESSVRLGSRVDGQGMTALERLVERGT, encoded by the coding sequence ATGATTAGCGGCGCATTTCACCTCCCACACTGGATCGCCTCCCGCGCGATCATActcaccctcatcaacgGACCCTCCATATCCGTCTCGCTGACAGTCGCACGCATTGTCCCCCCCGACTCGGACATCTTCCGCTACATCCAGACGGGCAACTGCTCTGGTCTGCAAACCCTGCTCCTCAAAGGCCAAGCTTCTCCCGCAGACATGATCGAGTCTCTGTACGGGACCCTCGACGCCCTCCTTTTCGCTCTCAACTGCAACCAATACGAGATttgccagctcctcctctcctgggGCGCCGACCCCCACGCTGAAAACAGCACCAAGCTGACCGACTCGGCCGCCAACATGGCCTGGAATCTTTCCATCGAGTGTCCATCCCCAGCCAACAACGCACGGAAACACCTCATCGAGTCTACATTCCCGGCCCCGTTGGACCTCGACCGGCGCCAGTTCTCACTTCTGCACAAGACCGTCCTCGGCCTTGCCTACACCAACCTCCCAGCACTGCTCGCTACCTGCTCACCCGACGCCCTCAACGCCCGCGACTGTCATGGCCGTACCGTTGTCCTCATGGCCGCCTGGCGCGGCGATCTGAAAGCCGTGACTGAAATCCTCGCAGCTGGCGCCGATTCCGACTTGCacgatggtgatggccgCTCCCCGCTGCATTACGCAGCTATGACGGCATCGGATGTTTGTACTCGGGCCCTGGTGTGGGGTGGTGCGGATGTCAACAAGGTCGACAATTATGGTGAGACGCCGCTGCATTGTGCGTGTAGCTGCGCCCGTTTGGCCAATGTAGAGTACCTCCTATCTGTGGGGGCGTGGCTGGACATGGCAAACGAGCGGGGAGTGACGCCTCTTATGGCGGCAGTCATGGCGGGAGatgtgggggttgttgaggcgTTGATAGCATGCGGGGTGAACGGGGAGGTCAAGGATAAGGGTGGTGAGACGGCGGTTGGGCTGGCGGTGTGGGGGGACCAGACGGATATTGTGGGGGTGTTGGTCGATAAGCACAAAGGGAGAGCGAGGCTTGATGTTCACAATGATAGTGGGAGAACGGTGCTACACACCGCTGCGAGATATGCGGGGGTTCAGACAATGAAGAGGTTGCTGTTGAGCTTTAGGGAGCAACCTCCAGGGGAAAGTAGTGTTAGACTAGGAAGTAGGGTCGACGGGCAGGGGATGACTGcgctggagaggttggtggaaagggggacTTGA